GATAGAGGTGGAGGGAAAGCAAGTTTTCTCTAAGGCTCCAATCCTACCGACATTTTGGCACACGCTTAACTTTACATGTGAATAGACTTTTAAATAGTTGGCAtagcttttaattttatttcaatggACTACTCATCTATGTAAAGCTAAAAACATGCCTATGTCTGAAGAATTGAAGCCCAATTCcctatttttttttgtcaagaaaaaaatatttcaataaaggCAAAACATTCCTGTCAATGacatccccattttaaaaatgcatgattTTTCTTCAGTTAGTCCTTTATGAAACAAAAGACATAAGGTGCAGAATTGTGTATTTCAGAAAAAGCAGCTGATATCATACCCTCAAGCCAACCCGCACTTTATGAAGAAGTGGTCACGTTGAGTTAAAGACCAGTATTGGTATATGTATGGTTTTTAACCTAATTTAATTTGTACgtttaattttatcctttgcttcCTGAGTGTAGGAAGAAGCTCCATCTCGGATGTGGATGAATATTATATTATCAGTAAAAAGACAGCATTTGCTTCTGCAGAAAGAAGGTCCCAAGAGCAAGACGACAGGACTGCATGTCTCAGGGcccaaagggtatgtctatgcaggGATAAAAAACTCACAGCTGGCCCAgttcagctgacttggacttgcGGGGCTCAGGTTCCAGggctgaaaaaaaatctctgtataGAGTGGAAGGTCCTAGAGCTCGGGCTTCATCCtaagcccagatgtctacacaatgatttttagccccacagcctgaccccgagtcagctgacctgggctagcTGCGGCCATGCTATGGGTCTTTTATCCCTATGTAGGCATACCCCAAGAGTGTTAAAGTCACAAACCACCAGGACTAGGAATTGGTGACTGAAAAGCAGGGATTTTAAGTTTTCCAATGGCATAAAGCATACGAAAGTAGACAGCAAAATCATCAGGCCTTGAATTGCCACAGGTCCCTCAGGCTAGTGAGCCTTCTGAAATAGTAGCTGCCTCTTTCTGCAGAATCAGTAATTGCCTCCTTCCAGCTGAATCTATACAGCCAGACTTTCACAAGTGCTCAGCGCACTCAGTGCTAGTGgcttaattttgaaaatctggccacttactTTGGTGCTTAAATAGGTACTGAGTTCTTTTGCAAACCTGCCTGGTATTGAGCATGCTGGGCTCCCAATGAGAACTgacagtgctcagcactttgcagcttCTGGCCCCTAATAAGAAAACAGGGTTCCTCCTAGAACCAGGAAGAAAACTGAGACAGCTAGACAAGAACCCAacactaacttttttttaaattgagaaacaGAGATTGGACTAAGTATGTCTGTCCCTTTTTACAACATTGAGTACTGTTGCTGTTTAAAAGCAGGCTGTGTGCcaagttttaaaaagtaaaaaaaaggaATGGGGGAGATAAATGAGCAATTTTACTATAAAGGGTTAGGGTTTACCTTTCTCCTCATTAACTAGGGGCACATTTAAGTGGCAAAAAAACCCTCGAGTTAATATAATAATCATATTCAAAAGATCTCAATGATGACATGCAAGTCTCTGATTAGCTAgccttgatttttttgtttgtttttatttaagcaCTGACTAAGGAGCATGGGTACTAAAGGCAAATGCACACAAAATGGTTTAGTGAAAAAGAAAACATCCCTCTAAGCTATATCaaaaattaacaattttttttcaaaagctacATCACAATGTAAAAGATAACGGGgattaattatatatttattgACTGAAATAATGAGCATGGTAAAAATGTATGTTACAAAACATTCTCCAGCCTCCCAGACATTCTGAACCAAGCAAATTCCAATAATTCTTAATTCTCAAATGTTTACAGCCAACACATCAGCGGAAGCTGAAACCAATAATTAGTTCAAGTTAGAATTTTACAAATTAATTAGTATTACAGGCCttaaacaagattttaaaaactgggtgCCTGAAGTTAAATATGGTCTAAGGGGCATAAGCACCTAAATAACTAGCCTTGTTTTCAAGAGTACCAAGCATCCAGCATTCCCTTTTCCTTTAGTGGGAGCAgcagggtgctcagcattttagaaaaatcaggccacttacgtAGGTGCTGAACTACAGATTTAGGAACATAACTTTAGACACCCATTTTTGTAAAAATCTTGGCCTTCTCTCTTTAGCCTGTTATACTTAAATCATGAAGACCAAATTTCCAGATCAACAATGGTTCCCCAGCTCACCCCCAGGTAGCAGGATGAAATGCTCAATATTACTCATGATAGGCTTGTACAAGCCTACCTAGACAACAGGACTACTAATCTTTGCTGTCCCATTCACATAACAACGTCAGAAAATGGGCTAAGTAACAAAAAGAGCAAAAGAGGAGTAAAAATAAGATAACTTGTCTTGAACCCTGATTCTGCAATAAAATATACACAGGCAGAAACCCTGCACCTGAGCAGGGCCCATCAAAAAGTCAATGGTGCCCCACCTGGCAGCAGGGATCCATCTGCACACATCTCATGGCAAAGGCTGGAGCCTTGGCTTATACCAGAAAGGTTGTAGTTCAAATTACTAAGTGAAACAAATTAAATTCTGTACTTGTAAATTGAAAAATATAGGAAAATAATAAGCAAAGAATTACATTTAACTGCAAGCTGTGGTCTGCACCAGAAGACTGAATGTGAACATTTGGTCCAGCCATCTCTGACTTAGACATCCTTTATCATTCCAGCTATGGTGGTGTAAATTCTCTCTTTTGATCAAAGATTACGGTAACCAACTCTGCTTTGCTAAATTATTgctaattaaaacaataaaatctgCTAACTTGCAATGCAACTCCATGTCCTCCCATCTCTCTCAATCCAGAACTTGAAAGAACATTACTACAAGAAAACAAAGATACCATTAAATGTCAGCATGGTgcatttcacaaaacattttaatatccATTATTCATTTCTAATTTCATTTAGCCAAACAAACTTGTTGCTATTTATCATAGCAAATTTAGGGTGTATTTGGTCCCTTATAAGTGCATTCTTTTGAACTCCCTGAGTACTGTACATTCCTTTTCTACAGTGACTTCTGGCTGGGAGATGCTGAAACAGAAATGGATTCTTAACCATTACTGCACATCTTGTAAAATCTAATGTTACAGAGTTTCATGTCAGCAGATGATTTTACAAGCTTACATCAGCAGTCTGTCCCTGCATATTTGAGCTCAGTGTTGGCCTCAAATTTTAGAGAGGAAATCTTTTCCCTCTTGACTCCAGCAGAGGCTAATTTCACATCAGTGTGAAAGAACTAGGATTTTAATGCTTTACTTTTATAATAATGTTTATCTTGGTGGATAGTCTCACCAATCTACAGTCAGTAAAAGTCAACAGGTTAACAAAGTGCTCAAACATGGTGCAGTTATTCAAGCCCTCTTGGATCATAAGTCTTATTTCAGGAAGTATGAGGTCAGTAGCTATAGGTTTGTATTTTAAAGGTTACAGAAATGGTAAACATTGTCCCCAACTGCCTAACCCCATATTTTTAGAACACAGCAGTTCATATCAGTTGATGCTTCAAAAAATATTAGATTACATCACTTCAACACAACTACAAGCGATGCCATTCCTAAAAATAAGAGTATATCCAGGTCTGACAAAAAACTGCAGGTTAGTGCAGCGTTCATGCTTGCTTACGGACACATTTCTGATTTCTATTAAAAACAAGGCAACACATTCAAAAGCGAAGGACTGTAACTGGGTAAGgtgtatttacttttttaaaataatatataaaatgtcAAACTGTTAACAGTTCATTACATATTATTAATATAAAGAGTTTAAATATTACTGAATGAATCAGTGTATACCAAAGACAGGCTTCTTTGATACCAAACTAGGCCTCCAGTTACTTAAGGACTCTGTAATGTTTAATTCAAGAAAAAATGCTACTATCTCTAAAATTCAACAGACACGGCTGAATCTGTGCCCTGGTTAAAAATATAATACCCTAATTGCACATAAAAAGATGCATTGTATATAGATCTTACAgggtatgcatgtgtgtgtgtatatattttactCACCACCAAACACAATGCAGACAATAGAAGGCAGCATAGAAATAGTGTTTGAGTATAAAAATGCTTCATCATCAGTTTAACAGGAAATGTATAACTTGCATTTTTTGGTAGACTTACTGATACTACTGTACAAATCCAGGGAAAAGCCATGCACAAAGGttaagatcattttaaaatgtacttacgggaaaaaacaaacaaactaccaAACTGGACTGAGAGTACTCataaatggagaaaataaaatgtcCACCACAACTTACAGAGACAAAATGAAACCCTTGTCACTAGAGTTTAAGTCAGGTATTCCCCCAGTAAGGCTGCTGAATCCTATCCTGACACTTAATGAAAATTAAAATCCACAATATATATTCTtctgtcccccttctccccataAGTAGATCATTTTATTCAACTGGTTCCAAGAAGGATGCTGCTGTGATGGCCATTATACAGAATAAACTTATTGCATGGACATAAAAGGCCACAAAGGAAAAAAGTAAACACActgaaaaatagatttttcttctccccccctccactccaCCTCACATACAgcagtgtttgtttaaaaaaaataaaaagcaaaacgtTTACAATACGAGTCCACAGTTATTGGCATTTCTAATAAACTTGGTAGGTGCATTCCCTGTACATCCCGTTTCTCTATGCATCTAATAGCTTTTTTACATACAAGCCAATGTCTTTAAATGAATTAAATCTGCTTTGTTTTCCTGTCAAATTAGACAGTTTTTTGTGTTTCATTGGGGTTgggagggtgttttgttttgtttttttagttgcAACGTCTAACATGCTCCAGTACATATTCGGGAAAGTGCAGGCTGCAAACTTGTAAGCCATCCAGCTTGCAGGGCATTCTTGGGTATTCATCTTCTTTCCATTTGTTTTCCTCTGGATCAAAGGTGAGAATTGAATCACTGTAATGACCATTGTAACAAAGGCCTCCAAGAACCATTATCTGTTTGTCCAAAACAGCTACACCATGACCACTTCTTCCAATTGGCATAGAAGCCAAAATAGTCCACTGATCAGTATCTGGGTCATAAACCTCCGTAGAAGGACACCCTTGCGACTCAAAGGAGGCCCTCAAGATCACACAAACACCACCAAAGACATAAAGCTTACCATTATAGGAAATCATTTTGTGAAAGCATCTTGCATAATTCATTTTGCATTTGTTCTCCCAACAATTTGTGACAACTTGAGTTCTCCTTGTTCGCTGTTCCACCGTCCCTTCTTTACTGGGGtcaaacacacacacttgcttAGAAGTGGAAGATGAAGTAATTCCCCCAGTGATATACAACTTGTTACTGAGTACAGTTCCTTCATGACCATATTTATTGACTGGATAGGGATCCACAAATTCCCATTTGTCTGCAGTGATATCATACCGTTCAGTCGAGTAAAATGTTTCATCCCTTGTTCTCCCAGCAACCGCATAGATGTATCTCCCAATAACACCAACAGCAAACTCTGAGCGTGGAACAGACATGTCTGCCATTCGCAACCAAGTATTTTGTCTAGGGTCATATCTAAATACTTTGGAGGAAGCATGAAACTCACCATCTGGGCCCAGTTCTTCCCCTCCTAACAAGAATACAAAGTTATTGACAATGGCAAGGCAGTCTGGTCGTAAAGGTACTTGAGGGCCCTCTAGTTCCCACCAGACCCTGGGTTTGTGCAAGAGAAGAATTTTGCTATTTACCATGCTGTGTCCTATCATTCCTCTAAATACTGCAGTCTGGGGTTTGGCAGAACGAATACGGTTGGATTTCATTTCCATCAAAGGCTGTTGGTGAACACTATGAAAGTAATTCATGGCTTGGTCAACTTCATGCCGGAGCTGCCGAGAGTATCGATAAAACTCTGATGTTTTTACCTgtggatacatttttaaaaaacagttaaaatgttGACCAAGGAAAAACAGCATAGAGAACCATTTAATTACCGTAAATCATTAAAAGATTATAATGCTTAATTTTATTCTGAGAAACCTGAAGGACAATTCTGTTCAAGTATTGAGACAGATAAGCTACATAAACTGTGTACTTAAAATGTATGCAGAGGCAACACATTATTTCTTCCCCAAGATATTATTGAGGCTGAGACAGAGACAGAGGCCAAAGATTTCAAAACCTACTCCCTAAACCCCATGCGCGTACCTAAATAAAACTGGGttgattttcaaaaattctgAGCACCTtcaatcccactgactttgacTGGAGTTGTGTCAGTACCTCTGGAAAAAAAGGCAGCCCACTTTTATTTAAGTGTCTAAATATAGGAGATAAGCatctacatttgaaaatgttgatagTTCCAGGCTTCCAATTTTTCTTACATAAATAACAACTGCAAAGCAGCACCAGGTAGTGCTATACTTCCCGCCAGACcagaaagggggcggggggggggaggggggaatcagtGTCACCACTGGATTACATGACATAAAATGCAATTTGGAgacaaatattattattatacctTGAGAATCAAGTAGATGTTTACTTCATAATTTTGTTAGCTTTATATTACTAATGTCTCTCTTCCtttcattgtaaataaaaaatgcCACTACAAGGGGCATAACTGTTTTTTCCAATCTTTTGGGTCTTTACTAGATTAAATTATATGGACATAGGTTTCAAGTGTCTGTATAATATACATATGTGTAAATTATTAATATTGAAATACATGCACACAAACTTATCTGTAAAATAGCAATATTAATTGCCTGCTTTTGTAATTCACTTTCAGATCTATGGATTAAAAGAAGTGCTAAGTTTTTCTACTTATGCACACTATTTTATCAAAGAAAAACAACctatattaaaagaaataatacatGGGTCTTCAGAAGGGTTAGAACTTTCAAACCCACAGCATAGATCTCTACCACTTCAGCCAACAGAGCCACAAGTAGAGATTAATATATACTTCTACTGCTATGTGGACCACCCATTAGAAAGAGATgagacacactttgccagtgggttttgtggctatttgctgacagcaaaggaatgTTGGAATTCAGGAAATCTTGAttctattccaggttctggaAGAGTATTCTAGTGGTTACAGACCCTACTGTCCCGCCTCAGCCTGTCCTCTTTTCTTCTATCCTTGCTTCCTCTGCTCTATCACCCCTACAGCCTATCCCTGTCCCTCTTGTTCCTATATCCCCACAGCCTCCACCTGCTACCCTATCCATATTCTCCTCTTGCCTCTGCATTTGAGCAAGTCAGTCTGATTCCTACTTCTTCTTGTTGCTGCCTAGACATCAGCAGGGGTAGCCTTAAGAGCATAACATAGTCATTCTCCGTTCTCAGTTTTAGTACCTGCCACCACTGTGGCCCTCAGTTGTTGGAAAGAGCAACTGCAGAAAAAGTCTCACTCAGCCTGGCAGCCCTGGAATGGACCGTGCTCAGTCACTTTGTGAGGATGGTGCATTCTCAGTTTGGTCAGCACATAGAAGCCGTGTGGGAATGAAGTATGTTCAGTGCTGATAATTTTAGGAGAATAATGCTGCCAACCTTTCACAAACATCTATTGAGCATGTCCAGACATTTTTCAGAGGCCAAGCCTGACCAAGTACAGGTGGATTTTTATGGGGACTGCAAAAGGCACACCTCTTGCACCAGAATAACCGCTCTGCTAAGTTCCAAGTCCCTCCTCTCCTAAGTATGGAGGCTTGAGGCCTTCCTTAATGAAATGGCTGTATAATGTACTTTTACCTCTCATTGTTGGAAATCTCATTGTTGGAAATAGCTGaactatttttgtttaaacattccCAAACAAATTTAGCCTGGGGCAGATATACAACATGGAAaacagtttggcaaagttataagcaactaaaaagCAAGGTCTTACAATAGAAAATGTTAGGTAAACTCAGCTATAAGCAGTGCTACCATCTCCACCtgtaatatatataaaacatGTACGTAACATATACATCCACATGATGACTAGATCCGtgtgataaattgcatttatcaTGCACCTTCGCTCACCTCACCTGCACTTTGCCATCTCCATCACTACTTCTACTGAGATTCCAAactctgagcagcttcaaacagaAATTCAAAAGTCAGCCTGAAATAGAATTTTCTCTATCCCTCTCAAAATTATACTAACCCAAAGCCCAAAATGCCCAAGATCAGGGACAGATTGAAGGGTTTAAGGTCTGATATCTTGCaaaccccttcagggccggaaATGGGAGCCTTATGCCATCAGAAAGGAGAGATTCCCAGCTTCCCACTGAGGGACACAGAACTTGCAAGGTCCCAAAATATCAGACTTAAAAGTTGTGACTTGTTTTTCCTGTAAATAAGTTACTTTAGATTAGAATAATTTCATAGGCATTTTAAgtgtatttgttttaatttttcttctccCTCTATGCTGTGTACAATTAGACTCATGGTAACTCAATAGTctcaatacaatttttaaaatctctccaaAATTGTTTTTCAGCCAGATGTGGAATATAGAGGATAAAGATTTTATCAGGACTCATTTGGATGACCTGCATAGCTCACCTGCAGTTTCCTCACTCCTGAGTAATGTGGCCATTCCAAGTTAATGAAACCTTTATACTACAGTGCCATGTATGCCATTTTACATAAGCACATATTTATAATATGCATACATAAAATGCCTGAACATGAACATTATGCCCATTATAGAAGAATTTAACTTGAGATTTCTTTGCTTGTTTCTATAGTAAGTAAGTATCTCCAAGCTGCATGTCCAATCATCTTGTATCTACAGAATTACAGAATGCGAAGCTACAAAACTTACATTTAGAAAAATTCAAGAACTTGGATCCATGCTGATCCTACCTAACTCAGTATGAATAGTCTGCCATCTAAATGTAAGATATGAGATTTTATAAAAGCTAATACATATAAAAGTTATACAGATCTAGAAAATGCTACAGATTTGTATAGGAGTATGCAGAATAGCTATATTTTGTATCAAAGTTTAACCTCAAGAAAGGAAGCAGTTTTTCAAAACCAATATTTCAACACCAAGTTatctttgctattttaaaaatgtaaaaagaccAAAGAAATGAAACTCTCAGATACTTCCCTCATTCTTTCAGTACAatggctgaattttaaaaaaataaattttcaggTAAAGTGAATACATAATGTGCATTAGCTgctcccattaattttaaaagaaagctgaCAAACAACAAAATTTGATTACCAATGCATTTTTTAACAAAACCAGTTATGTTGGAGTAGTTAGTGTACTTACTATGAAAATTTGAAGAAAGGTAAAAATAAGTTAATACCAACAgcaggtattattattactgtatttaaaaatacagtgctATCAGATTACCCACTGTTTGGATACTTGCACACTGATAAAAGATCAGAAGAAATACAACACCTGGGAATACtaggttttcttcttatttcctCTCTGACCCTCATTATTGCCTTTTAAgcaacagaataaaaatattcaaaggATATTGTAAAAGCAGCATCTTGTTTAACAGCTTGTATATAGTGATGTCTGTTACAGAAAATATACCTTCCTCCCATTCATCTTAACAAGAGGCAGGATTATGAGAACAGTTTGGATTGATGATGTAAAATGGTTTGTGGTGACACTAGCTTCCACAGAAGATACCTCCCTCCCCTAAATTTCAGCGTAGATCTAGATCATTGCAGTGCTACTTTTCACCAAAACGTCAAGACAAAGGAATATTTGGGAAAAAATGAGTATCAGAAATAAAACAGGAAAAGGAAGACCCTGCAGGATCAACACATATGGATTAAAGGCAGCAGCAAAGCAAATCAAGCAAAGACggacaaaaataaaaccagacaAAGATTAATAAGTTTGTCATACTTATACCATAGAGTAAGATGAAAAAATAGGACATACTTGGGAAAACCTTAATCTAGCCTCTCTCCTAAAGGGAAACAAATTACAGGTATACATAACCAACAAGATGGTTTTACCATATTTTTGTATATAGTTAAAAAACGAAAGTGATGTACAagtattaatgaatttatcttacCACTACTCTGAGAAGTATTATTACCATTTTACACAtatggaaacagaggcagagataatttagggtatgtctacact
The nucleotide sequence above comes from Caretta caretta isolate rCarCar2 chromosome 1, rCarCar1.hap1, whole genome shotgun sequence. Encoded proteins:
- the KLHL15 gene encoding kelch-like protein 15; the encoded protein is MAGDVEGFSSSIHDTSVSAGFRALYEEGLLLDVTLVIEDHQFQAHKALLATQSDYFRIMFTADMRERDQDKIHLKGLTATGFSHVLQFMYYGNIELSMNTVHEILQAAMYVQLIEVVKFCCSFLLAKICLENCAEIMRLLDDFGVNIDGVREKLDSFLLENFVPLMSRPDFLSYLSFEKLMSYLDNDHLSRFPEIELYEAVQAWLRHDRRRWRHTDAIIQNIRFCLMTPSSVFEKVKTSEFYRYSRQLRHEVDQAMNYFHSVHQQPLMEMKSNRIRSAKPQTAVFRGMIGHSMVNSKILLLHKPRVWWELEGPQVPLRPDCLAIVNNFVFLLGGEELGPDGEFHASSKVFRYDPRQNTWLRMADMSVPRSEFAVGVIGRYIYAVAGRTRDETFYSTERYDITADKWEFVDPYPVNKYGHEGTVLSNKLYITGGITSSSTSKQVCVFDPSKEGTVEQRTRRTQVVTNCWENKCKMNYARCFHKMISYNGKLYVFGGVCVILRASFESQGCPSTEVYDPDTDQWTILASMPIGRSGHGVAVLDKQIMVLGGLCYNGHYSDSILTFDPEENKWKEDEYPRMPCKLDGLQVCSLHFPEYVLEHVRRCN